The region AAAGGAAGGAGCAAAATATCAACCGTTTATTCCTTTTTTTCCTGTTCATCTGCTACAAAAGCATCGCCACAAGGTACGGTCAGTTCCCGAGAGAAAGCGAAGCCGTTATCAGCGAGTTCAGCCTGTATGGCTTTGATCTTTTTAGCTAATAACAGCACATATCCTGATAAAATGCCTCATCTTCCGGGAACAAGAGTCCAAATGCTTGGCCATGGTTAGATAAGTCGTTAATATACGATAATAGCGTTGAATGGCTTGTTCATGACAAATCATCTTCTTTTCCCCTTCTCATTTCCTATGGTTTCGAATCAGTTCTTTCAGTTCGTCCAGCGTATCGGATAAGTTATTGATCTTCTTTTCAAAACGCAGCAACAAGTAAGCTGCAATAAAAATAGGAACCCACATTTCCAATAAGGACGTCCAAGCCGATAAGTCAGTCGACATCATTGATTCTCTTTGGACGGAAATTCCCATGCCGCCACCTTTTCCGAGCCGTTTCATTACCCAGTCATGACATTGCATAGTGTTCCTCCTTTCTTATCTAAAGAAGCAAAAAGACGTTCAAAATCAAACCTTTTTTCAAAAATCCTGTATCCGAACAAAACAAATGCTAATATAGATTTATAGAACGTTGTTCCCTTTTTTCGATAAGTGGTTTATTTTTGGGACTTTCATGTCTCTTTAAATCATGAGGTGATATGTGTGAAGAAAACGACGAGCGATGTCATGAGAAATGCCTAGCATTCCGGCAGAACCATCCTGAATTCTTTCAGCAGCCGATCATTCAATCGTTTTTACAGGACGAAACCCATTACAAACTTGTGAAACGGGCTATCTGTTCACCGACTCAGCAAAACATGAAACAAGTGAACGAGGCGTTCCAGACGTTTTATAAACATGTGAAAAACGCTGACGTATTTATCGAATGTCATTCACTATAATGCGATGAACTTTGATAAAGCAAGAAAAACATCGCTATCGCGAAACCTAACATTGGATCAACCATTGCATGAGGAAAACGATGGGCTACACACAAGGACATGCTTTACCAGTCATCGCCGGATATCGCCGACATGATTGCC is a window of Lentibacillus cibarius DNA encoding:
- a CDS encoding YvrJ family protein; protein product: MQCHDWVMKRLGKGGGMGISVQRESMMSTDLSAWTSLLEMWVPIFIAAYLLLRFEKKINNLSDTLDELKELIRNHRK